One genomic segment of Catalinimonas alkaloidigena includes these proteins:
- a CDS encoding LytR/AlgR family response regulator transcription factor, with amino-acid sequence MKITRTRLFIIIAASLLPLHLFFELISVDTIALYAMIYQFLINSMPIVLGIFIIYFGFRYLQTQKNEQAITLDQQSSQSILKIAVQSGDKILLLSLDKIASFYARNNYVYAYTDEAKEYLVEHTLSALEEKLPPQFVRVHRSSIINEDYVQSIERGKEGKHTITLEDQKNKKIHVSQSYGQVVRKMTAL; translated from the coding sequence ATGAAAATAACACGAACCCGCCTTTTTATTATCATCGCCGCCAGTTTGCTACCCCTGCATTTATTCTTTGAATTAATAAGTGTAGATACCATAGCTTTATATGCAATGATCTATCAGTTTCTGATAAACTCTATGCCTATTGTGCTAGGCATATTCATTATTTACTTTGGGTTTCGCTATTTACAAACCCAAAAGAACGAACAGGCCATCACGCTAGATCAACAATCCAGTCAGTCTATTCTTAAGATCGCCGTACAATCAGGAGATAAAATTTTACTGCTCTCACTGGATAAAATTGCCTCTTTCTATGCACGTAATAATTATGTCTATGCCTACACAGACGAAGCCAAAGAATACCTGGTGGAGCATACGCTGTCCGCATTAGAAGAAAAACTTCCCCCTCAGTTTGTACGCGTACACCGTTCTTCTATCATCAATGAAGATTACGTGCAAAGCATAGAGAGAGGAAAAGAGGGCAAGCATACCATCACCCTGGAAGACCAAAAAAACAAGAAAATACATGTAAGTCAGTCCTATGGACAGGTAGTAAGAAAGATGACGGCTTTGTAA
- a CDS encoding aldo/keto reductase, translated as MEYRTFGNTDLKVSEVGFGAWGIGGPAMAGDIPIGWGDVQDETSVKALQKAFELGINFYDTADFYGLGHSEELIGNVFGNRQDIIVASKVGHRLANDQSIFVDYSRQYILKACEDSLRRLKRDTIDYYQLHSAKKADLEQGECLQALEQLKQEGKIRYWGLSLNTYAPEPEAEYMLENQIGSGFQLVFNMINQQAVRIFEKAKQQGMGIIARMPLQFGLLTGKFSKATRFETNDHRHFRLTPEILETSLDALEEVWPLCEKYGVSKTELSMSFILSFEEVSTVIPGIKTPEQAEKNTHGIVRLSSEDRNFISSLFESKFQQVLQQMQQHG; from the coding sequence ATGGAATACAGAACTTTTGGAAATACAGACTTAAAAGTGAGTGAGGTAGGTTTTGGTGCCTGGGGCATCGGTGGACCGGCTATGGCTGGTGATATTCCTATCGGCTGGGGCGATGTGCAGGATGAGACTTCTGTTAAAGCACTGCAAAAAGCTTTTGAACTGGGTATCAACTTTTATGATACGGCTGACTTTTATGGCTTAGGCCATTCTGAGGAGTTGATAGGAAATGTATTCGGTAACCGCCAGGATATTATCGTGGCCAGCAAAGTAGGTCATCGTTTGGCCAACGACCAATCCATATTTGTAGATTATTCCAGGCAATACATCCTGAAAGCCTGCGAAGATAGCCTCCGACGGCTCAAGCGAGATACTATTGACTATTACCAATTACATAGCGCCAAAAAAGCTGACCTGGAGCAAGGTGAATGCCTGCAAGCCTTGGAGCAATTGAAACAGGAAGGAAAAATTCGCTACTGGGGCCTGAGCCTAAATACTTATGCTCCTGAGCCTGAAGCTGAATACATGTTGGAAAACCAAATCGGTAGTGGGTTTCAGTTGGTTTTTAATATGATTAACCAACAGGCAGTCCGTATTTTTGAAAAAGCGAAACAACAGGGAATGGGAATTATTGCCCGTATGCCGCTTCAGTTTGGCCTGCTGACCGGTAAATTTTCTAAAGCAACTCGCTTTGAGACCAATGACCATCGCCACTTTCGCCTGACTCCTGAGATTCTGGAAACTTCACTGGACGCATTGGAAGAAGTATGGCCGCTATGTGAGAAGTACGGTGTCAGCAAGACTGAGCTAAGCATGAGTTTTATCCTAAGTTTTGAAGAGGTGTCTACTGTGATTCCGGGAATCAAAACACCCGAACAGGCTGAGAAAAACACGCATGGAATCGTAAGACTTTCTTCAGAAGACAGAAACTTTATCTCTTCTCTTTTTGAAAGTAAGTTCCAACAGGTTTTACAGCAGATGCAGCAGCATGGCTAA